The following proteins are co-located in the Bombus pascuorum chromosome 3, iyBomPasc1.1, whole genome shotgun sequence genome:
- the LOC132905640 gene encoding ER membrane protein complex subunit 4, giving the protein MTAAKQNIKRSKWALDFAHKNKQEKNVDIASPPGYTPAVALFHAVDSIRESDSNHLIIKKSWDLALGPLKQVPMNLFIMYMAGNSISIFPIMMVGMLIIRPVKALFTLQQTFKVIEGTHAFGQKFVYFLGQLVNIALALYKCQSMGLLPTHASDWLAFVEPQARLEYSSGGFIYV; this is encoded by the exons atgacGGCAGCTaagcaaaatataaaacgatctAAATGGGCTTTGGATTTCGCTCACAA gaataaacaagaaaaaaatgtgGATATTGCTTCACCACCAGGTTATACACCTGCTGTTGCTTTATTTCATGCTGTCGATTCAATTAGAGAATCTGATTCCAATCATTTGATAATTAAGAAATCATGGGATTTAGCCCTAGGTCCTCTTAAACAAGTtccaatgaatttatttataatgtacaTGGCGGGCAATTCCATATCAATATTTCCTATTATGATGGTTGGTATGTTAATAATTAGACCAGTGAAAGCATTATTTACTCTTCAACAAA CATTTAAAGTAATAGAAGGAACTCATGCTTTTGGACAGAAGTTTGTGTACTTTCTGGGACAATTGGTAAATATTGCGTTAGCATTATACAAATGTCAATCGATGGGATTACTTCCAACACATGCATCCGATTGGTTAGCGTTTGTAGAACCACAAGCACGGTTAGAATATTCTAGTGGTggatttatatatgtatga
- the LOC132905633 gene encoding EF-hand domain-containing family member B-like isoform X1 has protein sequence MFSQSIIFYKTSTSSIKECFTEYSLEDKVEALRNMFVHNERNTQKLPPIISNIHNPKQIIDVKECLQPDEETSFQTIISELRNTVMNSYWNKEVGKTRYQISNLPVGMKPLEVTFGKKLKSGETMAELVKQEIIESDIPEQNILEMYKKSHNSYLPAEQVKRQYKKPFDQNSCFGKLWNANTKGERLKRLLTWIIADPDHSHSRIGKVKDIMNIIDDKVHEKKGIPEMLNILSDCPINNEVVVQQGYLQYINSLRLKLKKHVPEIPFLDIYEDLLSLDKDYTDILSEDKVFSILAKYKIYINKTFLTPILDLLQIRKEENVKYEELLNLLNWKYDFPTLPKIEKIPSECQHYSTTYNTTIGNIESIDITNIPTAGISYVDLDRCTAYSLILPNIFTKHGLTPTDLSRLRNREEIKNIFEAIGIQFPNNTFDLLWKKGQEKSYTDNVSIEIFGSLLDQYDDLIHDKNN, from the exons atgttttcacagtcaattattttttac aaaaccTCAACATCTAGCATTAAAGAATGTTTTACAGAATATTCTTTAGAAGATAAAGTTGAAGCTTTGAGAAATATGTTTGTTCataatgaaagaaatacaCAAAAGTTACCACCGATCATAAGCAATATACATAATCCTAAACAAATAATTGAT GTAAAAGAATGTTTACAACCAGATGAAGAGACATCATTTCAAACAATTATTTCTGAATTAAGAAATACTGTTATGAATAGTTATTGGAATAAAGAAGTTGGTAAAACACGTTACCAAATTTCAAATCTACCAGTGGGTATGAAACCACTGGAAGTAACTTTTGGAAAAAAGCTTAAGTCTG GAGAAACTATGGCTGAACTTGTTAAacaagaaataatagaaagtgATATCCCAGAACAGAATATTCttgaaatgtataaaaaaagtcATAACAGTTATTTACCTGCAGAACAAGTTAAAAGACA ataTAAGAAACCATTTGATCAAAATTCATGTTTTGGAAAATTATGGAATGCTAATACCAAAGGTGAACGACTAAAAAGACTCTTAACATGGATTATTGCAGATCCTGATCATTCACATTCTCGTATTGGTAAAGTAAA AGATATCATGAATATAATAGATGATAAAGTAcatgaaaaaaaaggaataccTGAAATGTTAAACATTTTAAGTGATTGTCCTATAAATAATGAAGTGGTAGTGCAACAGGgctatttacaatatataaatagtttaCGTctgaaattgaagaaacatgTTCCAGAAATTccatttttagatatttatgaAGATTTATTATCCCTTGATAAA GATTATACAGACATTTTATCAGAAGATAAAGTCTTTTCTATCTTagctaaatataaaatatatataaataagacATTTCTAACACCTATATTAGATCTTCTTCAAATACGTAAGGAAGAGAATGTAAAGTATGAAGAgttattaaatcttttaaactGGAAATATGACTTTCCTACATTACCAAAGATAGAaa AGATTCCTTCAGAATGTCAACATTACAGTACTACGTACAATACTACAATAGGAAATATAGAAAGCATAGATATTACAA atattCCAACAGCAGGAATTTCTTATGTAGATTTGGATAGATGTACTGCTTACAGTCTTATActtccaaatatttttacaaaacatGGTCTTACCCCAACAGATCTCTCTAGA cTTCGAAATagggaagaaataaaaaatatttttgaagctATTGGAATTCAATTCCCCAATAACACCTTTGATTTGCTTTGGAAAAAAGGACAAGAAAAAAGTTATACAGATAATGTATCCATAGAAATTTTTGGAAGCTTGCTTGATCAATATGATGATTTAAttcatgataaaaataattaa
- the LOC132905633 gene encoding EF-hand domain-containing family member B-like isoform X2, with amino-acid sequence MFVHNERNTQKLPPIISNIHNPKQIIDVKECLQPDEETSFQTIISELRNTVMNSYWNKEVGKTRYQISNLPVGMKPLEVTFGKKLKSGETMAELVKQEIIESDIPEQNILEMYKKSHNSYLPAEQVKRQYKKPFDQNSCFGKLWNANTKGERLKRLLTWIIADPDHSHSRIGKVKDIMNIIDDKVHEKKGIPEMLNILSDCPINNEVVVQQGYLQYINSLRLKLKKHVPEIPFLDIYEDLLSLDKDYTDILSEDKVFSILAKYKIYINKTFLTPILDLLQIRKEENVKYEELLNLLNWKYDFPTLPKIEKIPSECQHYSTTYNTTIGNIESIDITNIPTAGISYVDLDRCTAYSLILPNIFTKHGLTPTDLSRLRNREEIKNIFEAIGIQFPNNTFDLLWKKGQEKSYTDNVSIEIFGSLLDQYDDLIHDKNN; translated from the exons ATGTTTGTTCataatgaaagaaatacaCAAAAGTTACCACCGATCATAAGCAATATACATAATCCTAAACAAATAATTGAT GTAAAAGAATGTTTACAACCAGATGAAGAGACATCATTTCAAACAATTATTTCTGAATTAAGAAATACTGTTATGAATAGTTATTGGAATAAAGAAGTTGGTAAAACACGTTACCAAATTTCAAATCTACCAGTGGGTATGAAACCACTGGAAGTAACTTTTGGAAAAAAGCTTAAGTCTG GAGAAACTATGGCTGAACTTGTTAAacaagaaataatagaaagtgATATCCCAGAACAGAATATTCttgaaatgtataaaaaaagtcATAACAGTTATTTACCTGCAGAACAAGTTAAAAGACA ataTAAGAAACCATTTGATCAAAATTCATGTTTTGGAAAATTATGGAATGCTAATACCAAAGGTGAACGACTAAAAAGACTCTTAACATGGATTATTGCAGATCCTGATCATTCACATTCTCGTATTGGTAAAGTAAA AGATATCATGAATATAATAGATGATAAAGTAcatgaaaaaaaaggaataccTGAAATGTTAAACATTTTAAGTGATTGTCCTATAAATAATGAAGTGGTAGTGCAACAGGgctatttacaatatataaatagtttaCGTctgaaattgaagaaacatgTTCCAGAAATTccatttttagatatttatgaAGATTTATTATCCCTTGATAAA GATTATACAGACATTTTATCAGAAGATAAAGTCTTTTCTATCTTagctaaatataaaatatatataaataagacATTTCTAACACCTATATTAGATCTTCTTCAAATACGTAAGGAAGAGAATGTAAAGTATGAAGAgttattaaatcttttaaactGGAAATATGACTTTCCTACATTACCAAAGATAGAaa AGATTCCTTCAGAATGTCAACATTACAGTACTACGTACAATACTACAATAGGAAATATAGAAAGCATAGATATTACAA atattCCAACAGCAGGAATTTCTTATGTAGATTTGGATAGATGTACTGCTTACAGTCTTATActtccaaatatttttacaaaacatGGTCTTACCCCAACAGATCTCTCTAGA cTTCGAAATagggaagaaataaaaaatatttttgaagctATTGGAATTCAATTCCCCAATAACACCTTTGATTTGCTTTGGAAAAAAGGACAAGAAAAAAGTTATACAGATAATGTATCCATAGAAATTTTTGGAAGCTTGCTTGATCAATATGATGATTTAAttcatgataaaaataattaa
- the LOC132905642 gene encoding M-phase phosphoprotein 6 yields the protein MSVNKAKLSKSILEMKFMKRTKEKVEKQQFHEEGEEYFGNELTKRMKKDSERFVIEPSYIFCEKLIDGRVSFQGMNPEIEKFMEEERNNEHTEVEEKEEVDISDEQLAKNWKNYRKMTKIEHKYEKLLKKHKDYELSPKKSKFLKPQY from the exons atgagtGTTAACAAagcaaaattatcaaaaagtattttagaaatgaaa tttatgaaacggacgaaagaaaaagtagaGAAACAGCAATTTCACGAAGAAGGTGAAGAATATTTTGGAAATGAACTGACAAAACGTATGAAAAAAGATTC agAAAGATTTGTCATTGAACCTAGTTATATCTTCTGTGAGAAATTAATCGATGGCAGAGTAAGTTTTCAAGGAATGAATcctgaaatagaaaaattcatgGAAGAGGAACGGAACAATGAACATACGGaggtggaagaaaaagaagaagtagaTATTTCAGATGAGCAATTGgcaaaaaattggaaaaattatagGAAAATGACAAAGATTGaacataaatatgaaaaattattaaaaaaacataagGATTATGAACTATCACCAAAGAAATCAAAGTTTCTGAAAccacaatattaa